A genomic region of Candidatus Dadabacteria bacterium contains the following coding sequences:
- a CDS encoding sulfite exporter TauE/SafE family protein, which produces MQEYDLFSLVLLFFTGVLAGVINVMAGGGSSIVLPVLIFLGIDPTVANGTNRVAILFQNFFAALSFRKEGVADIKTSVRLAAFTLPGVLVGAFAAVRVGDELFEKILAVVLIFVCASFFLKVDSFGKLLGGGETGRGWVLYPALVLIGFYGGFIQVGVGLFIMAALYHLMGASLAKVNAHKVIVVLIYTIPAILIFFLSGNISWFIGICLAAGNSVGGWFGATFSVRGGGKYIRMALVVAVGLMALKLLRVF; this is translated from the coding sequence ATGCAAGAATACGATCTTTTTTCTTTAGTTCTGCTTTTTTTCACGGGCGTTCTGGCGGGAGTGATAAACGTGATGGCGGGTGGAGGAAGCAGCATCGTTCTTCCCGTGCTCATATTTCTTGGGATTGATCCCACAGTCGCAAACGGAACAAACAGGGTGGCGATTTTGTTTCAGAATTTCTTTGCGGCTCTTTCCTTCAGAAAAGAGGGCGTTGCCGACATTAAAACCAGCGTCAGGCTCGCGGCCTTCACCCTCCCCGGCGTTTTGGTGGGAGCTTTTGCGGCGGTGCGGGTGGGAGATGAGCTTTTCGAAAAAATCTTGGCCGTCGTGCTTATCTTCGTCTGCGCATCCTTTTTCCTTAAAGTTGATTCTTTCGGCAAGCTGCTCGGCGGCGGCGAAACAGGGCGGGGGTGGGTTCTTTACCCGGCACTTGTGCTTATAGGTTTTTACGGAGGTTTTATCCAGGTCGGCGTGGGACTTTTCATAATGGCGGCTCTTTATCATCTTATGGGAGCATCCCTAGCCAAGGTAAACGCGCACAAGGTGATTGTGGTGCTTATCTACACGATTCCAGCGATCCTCATATTTTTTCTAAGCGGCAACATAAGCTGGTTCATAGGCATCTGTCTCGCCGCGGGAAATTCGGTCGGCGGATGGTTCGGCGCCACGTTTTCCGTAAGGGGCGGCGGAAAATACATAAGGATGGCTCTTGTCGTTGCCGTCGGGCTTATGGCCCTTAAGCTTCTCCGGGTATTTTAG